Proteins encoded in a region of the Deinococcus malanensis genome:
- a CDS encoding rod shape-determining protein, giving the protein MGRFSEDIGIDLGTATFLIYSKTRGLVLQEPSVIAMARDSKQVKAVGEEAYRMIGRTPGGIVAVRPIKDGVIADEGLTEKMITMFLQKVQGNAGRLFGFKPQLMVGVPSNVSDVEKRAVLRAALNSNAKRAFLIEEPLAAAIGAGLKIAEPIGSMVVDIGGGSTDVAVISLGGIVVSESMRVAGNEFDESIIRYVRRKHNVLIGERTAEEIKVKVGAAMLLDDSENLTAEVRGRDLVNGLPKTISLDSTDVVEALSEPVTKIVEGVKRVLEITPPELVSDIIDRGIVMTGGGSLLRNFDELLRQTTGIPVAVAENAVEAVAVGTGMALEMIPVLGDSLVSSDNYLRR; this is encoded by the coding sequence GTGGGAAGGTTTTCTGAAGATATCGGCATTGACCTGGGAACGGCGACGTTCCTGATTTACAGCAAGACGCGCGGCCTGGTGCTTCAGGAACCGAGTGTGATTGCCATGGCCCGCGACAGCAAGCAGGTCAAGGCCGTAGGTGAGGAGGCCTACCGCATGATTGGACGCACGCCAGGCGGGATTGTCGCCGTGCGGCCCATCAAGGACGGCGTGATTGCCGACGAGGGCCTCACCGAAAAGATGATCACCATGTTCCTGCAGAAGGTGCAGGGCAACGCCGGTCGCCTCTTCGGCTTCAAGCCTCAGCTGATGGTCGGCGTCCCCAGCAACGTCAGCGACGTGGAAAAACGCGCCGTCCTGCGCGCCGCCCTGAACAGCAACGCCAAGCGCGCCTTCCTGATCGAGGAACCTCTGGCCGCTGCTATTGGCGCCGGGCTCAAGATCGCCGAACCGATCGGTTCTATGGTCGTGGACATCGGCGGGGGCAGCACCGATGTCGCCGTCATATCGCTGGGCGGCATCGTGGTCAGCGAGTCCATGCGCGTGGCCGGCAACGAGTTCGACGAGAGCATCATCCGTTACGTGCGCCGCAAGCACAACGTGCTGATCGGTGAGCGTACCGCCGAGGAAATCAAGGTCAAGGTTGGCGCGGCCATGCTGCTCGACGACTCCGAGAATCTGACGGCCGAGGTCCGTGGTCGCGACCTGGTCAACGGTCTTCCCAAGACCATCAGTCTGGACAGCACCGACGTGGTCGAGGCGCTTTCCGAACCGGTCACCAAGATCGTCGAGGGCGTCAAGCGCGTACTTGAGATCACGCCGCCCGAACTGGTCAGTGACATCATCGACCGCGGCATCGTGATGACCGGCGGCGGCAGCCTGCTGCGCAACTTCGACGAGCTGCTGCGCCAGACCACCGGCATTCCGGTCGCCGTGGCCGAAAACGCGGTGGAAGCCGTCGCAGTCGGCACCGGCATGGCGCTGGAAATGATTCCGGTGCTGGGCGACAGCCTGGTGTCCAGCGACAACTACCTGCGCCGCTGA